One Globicephala melas chromosome 6, mGloMel1.2, whole genome shotgun sequence genomic window carries:
- the GNA14 gene encoding guanine nucleotide-binding protein subunit alpha-14 isoform X2: protein MIINDDQSFPCFSVHNWVLNAGETGPRGTAGTEGHRSWAFSGALHRVKQPHHLYAMRLPRSGLAENAQLIREVDVDKVSALSRDQVEAIKQLWQDPGIQECYDRRREYQLSDSARYYLTDIDRIAMPSFVPTQQDVLRVRVPTTGIIEYPFDLENIIFRMVDVGGQRSERRKWIHCFESVTSIIFLVALSEYDQVLAECDNENRMEESKALFKTIITYPWFLNSSVILFLNKKDLLEEKIMYSHLISYFPEYTGPKQDVKAARDFILKLYQDQNPDKEKVIYSHFTCATDTENIRFVFAAVKDTILQLNLREFNLV from the exons ATGATAATCAATGATGATCAATCGTTCCCGTGTTTCTCTGTTCACAACTGGGTGTTGAATGCTGGTGAAACTGGCCCCCGGGGTACTGCTGGGACCGAAGGCCACAGGTCTTGGGCCTTCTCTGGCGCTCTCCACCGAGTTAAGCAGCCACATCATCTCTACGCAATGAGGCTGCCACGGAGTGGCTTGGCT GAAAATGCCCAGCTGATCAGAGAAGTGGACGTAGACAAGGTCTCCGCGCTCTCCAGGGACCAGGTGGAGGCCATCAAGCAGCTCTGGCAGGACCCGGGAATCCAGGAATGTTATGACAGGAGGAGGGAATACCAGCTGTCAGACTCTGCCAGATA TTACCTGACGGACATTGACCGGATCGCCATGCCATCGTTCGTGCCAACGCAGCAAGACGTGCTTCGTGTCCGAGTGCCCACAACCGGCATCATTGAGTACCCATTTGATTTGGAAAACATCATCTTTCG GATGGTGGATGTTGGTGGCCAACGATCTGAAAGACGGAAATGGATTCACTGCTTTGAGAGTGTCACCTCcattatttttttggttgctcTGAGTGAATACGACCAGGTCCTCGCTGAGTGTGACAATGAG AACCGCATGGAGGAAAGCAAAGCCTTATTTAAAACCATCATCACCTACCCCTGGTTTCTGAACTCATcggtgattttgtttttaaacaagaagGATCTTTTGGAGGAGAAAATCATGTACTCTCATCTAATTAGCTATTTCCCAGAATACACCG GACCAAAGCAAGATGTCAAAGCTGCCAGAGACTTTATCCTGAAGCTCTATCAAGATCAGAATCCCGACAAAGAGAAAGTCATCTATTCCCACTTCACATGCGCTACAGACACAGAGAATATCCGCTTCGTGTTTGCTGCTGTGAAAGACACAATTCTACAACTAAACCTGAGGGAATTCAACCTAGTTTGA